From Arachis stenosperma cultivar V10309 chromosome 2, arast.V10309.gnm1.PFL2, whole genome shotgun sequence, one genomic window encodes:
- the LOC130962674 gene encoding probable WRKY transcription factor 48, which yields MVINDASTAKNRSKRALSQGDDLTTTLLQQNLRSYYRCTTIGCNAKKRVERYMDDPTHILTTYVGLHAYDLPPILPPPSRSFNLYNNSTINPKLGKGSGVQKLILSDASSGARKRMYANNTITSVNVRTDSDSCVNDVGSIEDIGTGLLEDIVNLSSIAPHYQHHQPTSL from the exons ATGGTTATAAATGACGCAAGTACGGCAAAAAATCGCTCAAAAAGAGCCCTTTCCCAAGGTGATGATCTAACTACCACACTACTGCAGCAAAATCTGCG GAGCTACTATCGTTGCACTACAATTGGTTGTAATGCAAAGAAGAGAGTGGAGCGGTACATGGATGATCCCACCCATATACTAACCACCTATGTGGGTTTGCACGCTTATGATTTGCCACCAATCCTCCCTCCTCCATCAAGATCTTTCAACCTCTACAATAACTccaccataaaccctaaacttgGTAAAGGAAGCGGTGTACAAAAACTTATACTTTCAGATGCAAGTTCAGGTGCAAGGAAAAGAATGTACGCCAACAACACTATTACTAGTGTTAATGTTAGAACTGACAGTGATAGTTGTGTTAATGACGTTGGCTCGATTGAGGATATTGGTACCGGACTGCTTGAGGATATTGTTAATTTGTCATCAATAGCACCTCATTATCAACATCATCAACCAACATCTCTATAG
- the LOC130962673 gene encoding WRKY transcription factor 68-like produces MASVADTIRMNNKRNKNNLSKITYLTESKSENLKDGYKWRKYGKKSLKKSPFPRSYYYCTAIGCNAKKRVEQYMDDPTHVLTTYVRLHAHDLTPILPPPSRSFNLYNNSTVSPKLGKGSGVQKPILSDTSAGARERMYANNAIISVNVRTDSDSCVNDVDSIEDIGTGLLQDIISLSSIAPHYQHHQPTSL; encoded by the exons ATGGCATCGGTTGCTGATACCATAAGGATGAACAACAAAAGGAATAAAaataatctttcaaaaattacttaCTTGACAGAGAGCAAGTCTGAAAACCTCAAAGATGGTTATAAATGGCGCAAGTACGGCAAAAAATCACTCAAAAAGAGCCCTTTTCCAAG GAGCTACTATTATTGCACTGCAATTGGTTGCAATGCAAAGAAGAGAGTAGAGCAGTACATGGATGATCCCACCCATGTACTAACCACCTATGTGCGTTTGCACGCTCACGATTTGACACCAATCCTCCCTCCTCCATCAAGATCTTTCAACCTCTACAATAACTCCACCGTAAGCCCCAAACTTGGTAAAGGAAGCGGTGTACAAAAACCTATACTTTCAGATACAAGTGCAGGTGCAAGAGAAAGAATGTATGCCAACAACGCTATTATTAGTGTTAATGTTAGAACTGACAGTGATAGTTGTGTTAATGACGTTGACTCGATTGAGGATATTGGTACCGGACTGCTTCAGGATATTATTAGTTTGTCATCAATAGCACCTCATTATCAACATCATCAACCAACATCTCTATAG
- the LOC130962672 gene encoding WRKY transcription factor 28-like, which yields MEEQNTSLLSPLSPPPLPSLLSTPTTMTQDFSFFNDTFSEKSLSGLVNVGDFGPSLYEWLDIAEKDAPSTETPIKHPLPSLSPYVVILESSEVGAKSQNSVLSIIPSNRDVVVSNNNITNNRVGGPKRSLESIVGGNGNLRDDEPDEEEDNIITRLKLRASTMASVTDTMRMNNKRSKKNLSKMTYLTESESENFEDGYKWCKYGKKSLKKSPFPRSYYRCTAIGCNAKKRVERYMDDPTHVLTTYVGLHAHDLPPILPPPSRSFNLYNNSIVSPKLGKGSGVQKPVLSDASAGAREKMHANNTITSVNVRTDSDSCVNDVGSIEDIGTGLLEDIVNLSSIALHYQHHQPTSL from the exons atGGAAGAACAGAATACATCATTACTTTCTCCCCTATCACCACCGCCACTACCATCTTTGTTGTCTACACCTACCACCATGACTCAAGATTTCAGCTTTTTCAATGATACCTTCTCTGAAAAGTCACTTTCTGGCTTGGTAAATGTTGGAGACTTTGGTCCTTCCTTATATGAGTGGTTAGACATAGCTGAAAAAGATGCCCCGTCAACCGAAACGCCAATAAAGCATCCTCTTCCTTCTCTGTCTCCATACGTAGTTATTCTAGAATCTTCTGAAGTAGGTGCAAAGTCACAAAATTCAGTCCTTTCCATAATCCCATCCAATCGTGACGTGGTCGTTTCTAACAATAACATCACCAACAACAGAGTTGGAGGGCCTAAACGTTCATTAGAATCAATTGTTGGTGGAAATGGAAATCTGAGAGATGATGAAccagatgaagaagaagataatatTATAACTAg GTTGAAACTTCGAGCATCGACGATGGCATCGGTTACCGATACCATGAGGATGAACAACAAAAGGagtaaaaaaaatctttcaaaaatgaCTTACTTGACAGAGAGCGAGTCTGAAAACTTCGAAGATGGTTATAAATGGTGCAAGTACGGCAAAAAATCACTCAAAAAGAGCCCTTTCCCAAG GAGCTACTATCGTTGCACTGCAATTGGTTGCAATGCGAAGAAGAGAGTGGAGCGGTACATGGATGATCCCACCCATGTTCTAACCACCTATGTGGGTTTGCACGCTCATGATTTGCCACCAATCCTCCCTCCTCCATCAAGATCTTTTAACCTCTACAATAACTCCATTGTAAGCCCCAAACTTGGTAAAGGAAGCGGTGTACAAAAACCTGTACTTTCAGATGCAAGTGCAGGTGCAAGGGAAAAAATGCATGCCAATAACACTATTACTAGTGTTAATGTTAGAACTGACAGTGATAGTTGTGTTAATGACGTTGGCTCGATTGAGGATATTGGTACCGGACTGCTTGAGGATATTGTTAATTTGTCATCAATAGCACTTCATTATCAACATCATCAACCAACATCTCTATAG